The genomic segment ctctctctctctctctctctctctctctctctctctctctctgttttcctttgtggCACCAACCTGCCATAGAGAAATCCTATGTGAAAGAATGAAGGTTCAGAATTCTGAGATCTAAATGCTTTCTCAgctgaaacacccccccccaattAATTGCTTTGTGGTGGTGCTGGACATCAAACCCAAGGTCTTGCATTCACTAGGCAAACTTCTACCGCTGTGCTAGCCCTTAGCGTCTAAAATACtgttagaaggagagaacaaaatgAAGACTTCAAACTGgaagctttctgttctgttttccgTGAGAAGCCTTGAATACGTCTTCATCATGCAATTCCATTTGATCTGTAAAGGAGGAAACTAGGCTTTTGTAGCACTCCAGGATACGTATCGGATTGCTTTGGGTTGTTTCACCTTTCTGGCTAAGAATCCCAAGGCATCGTGTTTACCCTGATACTGAACCTCTGCTGATGCTCATTCCTCTTGCCTTCCCAGGCCTTAGCCATGGAAAAGAATGATGCAATCAACTTCAAGACTTTGGAGAAAGAGCTGCAGGCTGCACTTGCTGCTGACGAGAAGTATAAAAGAGAGAATGCTGCCAAGTTACGGGCCGTCGAACAAAGAGTGCCTTCCTACGAGGAGTTCAGGTTGGCTTGCAGCGGTTTTCAGCAGGCCCTTCTGTCATGGTGGGCTACAGAAGTTAAAAGCAAGCAGTCTAGATTCAGATCATTCTGGGCTTCTGTCCTGCCCCCACCCTCTACTACTCGGTGATCTCACCCAAGCTCCTTACCCTAGCTGAGACCCAGTTCTGTCTGTAAAAGAGAGAAATGGCTGTTACAACTCTGGGAGTGATTGCATGTAAGACTCCGAGCACAATATCTAGCCCGTTCGAGGTGTATGAGGACTTTTAGTTATCCAGGCTACCGTTGTTGTTGTAGTGGCCGCCCTATTTCCTGTCAACAAGCCTGGCCGAGTAGCTTCCTCACACTCAGAGAAACATTAAGTTTCAATCTCTATCTTTGGCCCAGAGGTATTGTCCTTGCATCACACCTGAAACCTCTGGAACAGAAGGACAAGGTGAgaggaaaaagaactgtgccgTGGAACTGTCACAGTACTAGGGAAAGGACTTTTCAGGATGTGGCCACTGAAATACCCCAGGTAGGTGTGGGCCAGCCTCTCTAGCCcagcaggatttctctgtgctaAAGCTTTGACCTTGTCTGCTTACAACACATATCACTTCCTTATGTCTCATGGAAGCCAACAGAAACAGACTTTTCCCCTCTAATCCCAGAACAGCAATCAGATGGTGGGACTGAGTTGAATTGGGCTCAGCAGTCCTTTAACATTCCGTCTCAGGTCAGTGGTAAATAGTAGAATGACCCTGTGGCGTTATTAGAGAGGGACCCAGCCTGTCAGACCCTTGACTCTTACTTTGAGTTCCTTTTTCTCTGCCAGAGATTTACAGTAAACTCCCCAATTTTCTCAGAGCAATCTCTGACTTAACTGTAAAAGGCCAAGAACTATGTTTCCTGTCTCAGGAGGAAAATCCAAGTACAAATGAGACCTTCAAATCATAGCCTGGATTCCTTGGGCCCGCCCTCCCTCCTTTCATCCCCAGCTCCCTCATCTGAAAATGAGGCCGCAGAGGCCAGCCTTCCCAGAGCTCAGAGAATAGTTGCAGCACTAAGATGAAAACCCATAACCCCCCTCCCATCACAGTTGCAGAGCGGCCAGATGAGCTCTGGACCTGCTTCCCTTTGTAATGCAGGAGAAATCACCCTTCCAGCCTGCAACCTCTGCCGAGTTTTACCGTGATTGGCGGCGACACTTAAGAAGTGGGCCAGAGCGCTACCAAGCCCTGCTTCAGCTTGGTGGTCCCGAGCTGGGCCACCTCTTCCAGAATGATGTGGGCTTTGGACTTCTCGGGGAGCTGCTGGTGGCACTGGCTGAGCATGTGAAGCTAAGTGACCGGGCGGCAGTGCTAGGGATTCTGCACAGCTTGGCCAGCACTGGACGGTTCACCTTGAACCTGAGCCTGCTGAGCCCTGCCGAGCGAGAGGGCTGCCAGCGCTTGTTTGAGAAGTTGCAGGCCATGGGCACCACCGGGCCCACGCAGGGGGCGCTCAGCGTGGAGGAGCCATCTGCTGGCCTACCGGGAGAGGAGGAGCTCCTACAGAGGCTGTTAGGGCTGTATGGGGTCCACTGATGGGACTGGCTGCCCTCAGCGTTCCCCCGGGGTCTCAGAAAGCGTTTTTAAAAAAGACTGGTTtcattttacgtgtatgagtgttttgcctacctgTATGTCTGTCCACCGTGTGCGTGcccagtgcctgaggaggtcagagagggtgcagttacagatggttgtaagctgccgtATGAGTGCCAGAATCAAACCAACCCCAGTCCTCGGGAAGAGAAACCAGttctcttcaccactgagccatctcaccagccccctagGAACGCATTTTGTGGTGGTTGTCTTGGGGTTTCATAGAAGTATTGAAAGAAGTGTTGGGAGAAACCCACACCCACTTCCCTTTTCAGGTAGTGGGCTTGCCCACTTCTCCAAGTCATAATCTTATCTATGTGGATCCCCAGGATACCAAGGACCCAATCGGTTGAGGGTGTTTTGCTACCTACCTTTTGAGTTTGCTATGTCCCTATCCTTGAGAGGTGGGTGTGTTTTCATCTAAATTCTGGCCACACAGAGCTTCCtcctagaggaaaaaaaaaaaaaagtaaactcagccaggcggtggtggcgcacgcctttaatcccagcactcgggaggcagagccaggcggatctctgtgagtttgaggccagcctggtctacagagtgagatccaggacaggcacgaaagctagacagagaaaccctgtctagaaaaacaaaaaaacaaaaaaaaaaaaagtaaactcacTGACCACTAATGAAAGATAAGCACTGATCATAACTCTTAACCAGAATATTTATAACCCAAAGCCAGTGAATGAACAGCCAATCAATAACAAGCAAAGACTCCTTCATTTGAGATGCAGAGTTTTCCCCCAGAGACCTAGTTCTTTCCACAGGTTGAGCCTGGGAAATTCCCAATCTATTGGCTCAGGTCTGGCCAGCATCCCAGATGACCAGCTGTGCAAGAGAGGGTTTGTGTTATCCCTCAGGTTGAGGAAAGGATGCTGTCCCGGGCAGGCGGGGCGGAGGGCGCTTACAGCTCACTCTGGTTTCCCTTGACCCATTCTTGGGCGCATGCCAGTGTTCTAGAAAGGTGAGAGAGTGCCAGGTTCTAGAATGATTTTCCCTGGAGATCGGCCCTGGTGCATTAGAACAGCATCTTGTGCATCAGCTGGGAATAAATGCCTTGCCACGGCTCTTTCCTCTGCAGTTTCGGGCCTCGTTCACTGGATGTTTGAACCTCTCTTTATATAGCAGCCCCCTCTCGGCAGTCGTTTCGAAAAAGCCATAGGTCTTTGGTGCCTTGGGTTTTGCCCTGCCCCCTCAAGATCCTCCTTCCTACAAGCATGAGGCTGGCCCACACTACCGTGCTCTTGTGGGCCTGGGGTAGTCTCCAGGCCTTTGAGATCGTGGAGAAGGAGAACATCTTTCAGAGGACGCCCTGCCCGGCTTTCCTGATGTTTGATAACGCGGCCTATCTGGCTGACATGAGCTTCGAGCTCCCCTGCCACTGCAAACCTGAGGATGTTTCGGCTGTGGTCTGGTATTACCAAAAGCACCTGGGAAGCAGCCACACCACAGTGCTGACAGACTTCGGTGGGCGCTTGCTCACAGAGGCGGCTCATGTTCGAGTAGGCAGCAGCATGCTGGTCCGCTTCAGCATCCGCATGTTCAGCCTGTTGGTTTTCCGGGCCCAGCCAGAAGACTCAGGCCTATATTTTTGTGGCAGCCGTAAGGGGGACTATTTTTATGCCTATGATGTGGACATCCAAAGCAATGAGGGAATGGTAGCCACCTTCAAGGACAGGGGCCAGGAGCCGTTGCCGGATGAATACTATGGGAGCCTCCATGTCTTTACTACCTTCTGGGAGTGGACCCCCTGTGACCGCTGTGGGGTGCGTGGGGAACAGTGGCGCCTTGGACTCTGCTACCTGCAGAACCCTGACCTCTCCCCTCGGTACCTTAAGACAATGCCCGATGTAGTGTCCTGTGGCTCTCGGGCTGTGCCCAGGAAACTGCACATCAAGACCAGGGACCACACACCTGAGCTACTGATTCAGAGCTGCCTAGTGTCCTGtgagaagaggcatcagatccggAAGGGTATGCTGACAATCTACAACTATGTGTCCAAAGTGGGCAGCCGACCCTGGCTGCCTCAGGTACCCATTCAATTCCATCAGCAAAGACTAGGCCACGGCCTCATCATCTCCTGTCCCGGGGCCAGGCCAGAGCATGCTGTGGCCTGGGACAAAGACCATCAGCCCCTCTACCGCACACAGTACCTAAAAGGTGTCAACAGATCCATGAGAGTGTTCATCGACCATGGCAACCATCTCCACATCCGCTTCACCCGGTTGAGTGACCGAGGCATCTATTACTGCTGGCGGCAAGGGCTGAGAATCGCTGGCTTCCGGTTGGGAGTAACATCTCGAGGACGCTACCCAGCCTCGCTCTCAGATCCTGAGACTCGCACCGCTGTGGAACTCACCCTGCTGGGCTATCTGCTCATCACGGCGGTCTTCATCAACATTCACTTCTGTTATTGCTGCTGCTACTCATTTCGCTGTTGTCCCAACTTCTCCACCCATACCCTTCTCCAGCTGTGAAAGCCAGTTGTGTTCTAATATGTTTGTTGAGTGATACCAGATGCTTCTGATGGGCACCTTGGGCTGGGACATGTGACACGGTGATGTACAAGCCTATTGTTTACAACACGCTCCCCAGTTTCACGGGAGGGGCCTGGGTCTAATCTGGAAAGTGGAGAAGCCTGaggggaggtcagaggtcagagactGGTCAGGAGGGTACACGGACAGGCACACATGTCTTCTCACTTCACACTCAgattgctggaggaagtgaacGGATACCCATCAGGTCACCTATCAGTGTTGTTGACCTGGAGGTGCTTTGCCCTTGAGCTCTGCTGCTGGGCCCTAGTTGACCTGGATTGGGTgggatggagaagaaagaaaagtagagggAACTGCTGTGTCTTCCTCGGCCTCCAATTGTCCTGGGAATAGCAGAGCAGCAGGTGTGAAGACGAAGGTAAAGACGGGGACCAGGAATGGGTGAAGAGAGTGACATCCAACACAGGACTTTCTTGAATGGTGGCACCTAGGCTAGGGATTGGGGATGAGAAGAGGGTCTGGAGCAAAGGCCACGGCACCAGGGCTCTGTAAGAGGTGGGATTTGACAGGCAGCTGCCGCAATGGCAGTTCAGGATCTCAAGACTATCTGTGGTCATGAGCAAGTTGAGTCCTGTCTTGGTCTTTACCCCGCCTTCTGAACAAATCAGACCCACTCTGTGGAAGGCTATGGCAcgtctttatttcttcttagtGAGTAAAGGCAGCAGCACTGTTCTGAAGGTTAGCAGAGTGGTaaggagtgggtgggggagggtacaatgtcctgggaagagggaggggcccCACTTTCCTTTTTTGACCTtagaggggaggaaaggataaTGGAGTGGACACTTCCAGCCCCATTTCTGGGCACAGTTCCCCATCAGCTGCCCACCAACCAGCCCGAGAGAGGGTGCTCTGGTGTGGAAGGGCAGTCCCACGTTGCCTCCAGGTGGCTTGAACACAAACCAGTCTACTAggttcatgcctcagtttcccaaattGTCAAACAGGATGATGCCGAAAATGTAGGTATTATTATCTATATGCATAAGAAAGGAGATGGGCCCTCGGCTTGGAGAAGAAGAGCTAGTAATTACGGAATGGAGAACCTCAAAAGGATGGTTGTGGTTTCATCAGGGTTGAGAAGCAGCAGTCACAGGGTGCAAAGAGCTGAGTGGATGGGGACTATGCAGCCAGGAATAGACCTTCACAACCGAGACAACGGACAGAAGTCCCTCTCTCCTGTTTCACGGTCTTCAGGAGAatggggcatttccttgattcCCAGGATTCAGAGCCAAGTGTAACTGGTTGCCTACAACTTCCAACTCCAGTGTCTAAATCATCTCCACCGGTGCTGCCACCACTGGCGCTCCTCCAGCCTGAGTAGGGGAGCCTTCCTGGGCTTGACCTCTCAGCATCCACACTTAGGGGCCGGGTACCCCACCTCTACTCCCTCCCAATACTACTTCCCTCTCCACTTATGCTATAGAtccctccaagtgctgagaaccAAGTCTCCACACGCTCACAGGCTGCTAAGCTGTGTGGCAACTCAGAGGGGCTGAGACACGAGTCATCACTGTGGAGGGCCCTTAGGACTGCCTTAGTGGCCATTCCAGGTAGCGAGTCTGCCCTACCCACTCCTAGATCCGTCAGGGCTATTCTGGAAGCATAAGTCTCTGGCTAGAGCTACTTTGCCGTGggacctcccctttctctctgacTTTCTGTCTTCCTCCAGCAGCCTATGGAAACTCAAAGTCCAGTTCCCAGAGACCTCAGCTCTGGCAACAGTTTCCATACCAACAAGGATGAAGGAAACGATCCGTTAAGGCTCCCTGCTCTGCCCAACTTTCCTCCTTCCTTGCAATTCTACCTCAGCTGCTGGCCCCTCCCCTCCCGACTGCCCCTTTGGGGTGAGTATCCTGTTAGTTGGAGGCGCAGAGTATGTGCCCTCTGTCAGGCTCAGTAAGGACTGAGCCTCAGGCAGCAGACAGGCATAAAAACTGAAGGGAAGTGCTGGTGTGGATGGGAACAGGGCTATCTGAGGAGGAGCTTTGGGCCCTTGACACTGTGTGGCAGGGGCCACCAGGTGGGCACACCTCACATCACATCCTTGTGTTCCTGCTTGGACTCCTTAATGACCTGCAGGGGACAGGGAAGGTGTACAGTGCACAGTTAGGGACCGACACAACTCCCAGACCCACCGTGCTAGGCCGTGCATCCTGAGGCAAGTCCCCAACTTTCCTGGATCTGTCTTCCCTTGACTGTCGTTGAATTACATCACGCTGAGCTCAAACTGGAGGGTGAAATGCCACCAGTAAAGCATTCAGCAGCGTGCCTGACACTACGGCGTAGGAGTAACCATAGCTGCTGCCACCACCCCGTGTAGAGAAGGCTGTGCTGTATTTATCTCCTATTCCCATTCTTCTCCAGAAAGCTCCTCTGAGTAAATTTGAAGGCCCTTTCTTTCCCTAACTGTCCCAGTCAGAGCTGGACCATCAGGTGGCCTTGATACACAGGTTGCCCTGAACACACTCCCTGTGGAAGGGCTGGAGAAGGAGAATCACATTCAAGGTCAGTCCCTTCTTCCAGAGCTCCATTGGGAGCCCCCGGGAGTTATTACTAAGGACCTTCCGTGAGCTAGTCCCAGGCTTTCTCCAGTCTAGCTTCAAGAACCCCTGAGGGCAGCCAGACCCTCTCCTCACCTCGCCATCCCGCGTCTCCACTGTCCTTACCACGATGTTCCTCTTGAGGTGTCCTTCTGATATGGACTTGGTGTCCAAGCTGGTTTCTGCAGGTGTGAGGAGAGGAGGCCTCCGTGGGCTCTTGGGATACTAAACATCCTGTCCTGTTCCCGACTTGCCCATCATGTACCCAGGGTCATGAATACAGGGCTATCTAAGTAGGCAGAGAGAACCTCGCCTTGTCCAAAGTGGCTAGGGACTCCCAACTggccccccccgggggggggcaCATCCTGCCGCTGTCCCGTAGCCTGCTTGACCTTCTGTTCAGGCACCTGGTTTCCTGGCAACCAAGGGCTGCACCCAGAAAGGAACTTCAGTTTCCTCTTTTATAAAAAGTGCTCACAGTACCTACTTCCCCAGGAGATAGTGAGGGGGCGAGTAACTAATATACGTTAACATGTGGCACACGTTAGTGATTAATATGTGTGGGCCTTCCCCATCCCTGCCTTTTTCTGTCACTTTTCTGGACTCTAGTGACCCTTGACTGTCTAGCATTTGGCACCTCTACCTGGTCAGCATAATTAACTTTCTAAGGCTGAATTACATTCTGAAATATGTATGGCCactattcctaaatggaattttcCCCTGTATCTAAGGATCATTTCAGGACCACATGCCAGTAAAAAGTAATTTGGTCCACCCCCCTTAGAGAGAAAAATATAACATGTCACACTcactaatatttaaaatgaagagCAGGGAACATAAAACT from the Peromyscus eremicus chromosome 8a, PerEre_H2_v1, whole genome shotgun sequence genome contains:
- the Ccdc103 gene encoding coiled-coil domain-containing protein 103 isoform X1, translating into MEKNDAINFKTLEKELQAALAADEKYKRENAAKLRAVEQRVPSYEEFRGIVLASHLKPLEQKDKVRGKRTVPWNCHSTRERTFQDVATEIPQEKSPFQPATSAEFYRDWRRHLRSGPERYQALLQLGGPELGHLFQNDVGFGLLGELLVALAEHVKLSDRAAVLGILHSLASTGRFTLNLSLLSPAEREGCQRLFEKLQAMGTTGPTQGALSVEEPSAGLPGEEELLQRLLGLYGVH
- the Ccdc103 gene encoding coiled-coil domain-containing protein 103 isoform X2, yielding MEKNDAINFKTLEKELQAALAADEKYKRENAAKLRAVEQRVPSYEEFRGIVLASHLKPLEQKDKEKSPFQPATSAEFYRDWRRHLRSGPERYQALLQLGGPELGHLFQNDVGFGLLGELLVALAEHVKLSDRAAVLGILHSLASTGRFTLNLSLLSPAEREGCQRLFEKLQAMGTTGPTQGALSVEEPSAGLPGEEELLQRLLGLYGVH
- the Fam187a gene encoding Ig-like V-type domain-containing protein FAM187A gives rise to the protein MRLAHTTVLLWAWGSLQAFEIVEKENIFQRTPCPAFLMFDNAAYLADMSFELPCHCKPEDVSAVVWYYQKHLGSSHTTVLTDFGGRLLTEAAHVRVGSSMLVRFSIRMFSLLVFRAQPEDSGLYFCGSRKGDYFYAYDVDIQSNEGMVATFKDRGQEPLPDEYYGSLHVFTTFWEWTPCDRCGVRGEQWRLGLCYLQNPDLSPRYLKTMPDVVSCGSRAVPRKLHIKTRDHTPELLIQSCLVSCEKRHQIRKGMLTIYNYVSKVGSRPWLPQVPIQFHQQRLGHGLIISCPGARPEHAVAWDKDHQPLYRTQYLKGVNRSMRVFIDHGNHLHIRFTRLSDRGIYYCWRQGLRIAGFRLGVTSRGRYPASLSDPETRTAVELTLLGYLLITAVFINIHFCYCCCYSFRCCPNFSTHTLLQL